A segment of the Stigmatopora nigra isolate UIUO_SnigA chromosome 15, RoL_Snig_1.1, whole genome shotgun sequence genome:
CTAGTATATTTCCACTCAATGGCTTCTcaatttctcattttctgaaccactttacaGGAAAATCTCCTACTGATCTCCTTGATTTacttcagcagaaaaatctgagtgagagcatgggACGGCTATACACATTAGTGGGTTTGACAGTGATCACTGCTTCTGTTgaacggacattttcagcccgAAACAGAATCAAAACGTGTACTtacttatgtgtatatataaaaatcttttctaaaataaaaaatatatattaaaaaatattattgacagcaaatctgcaaccaaatccatttgtatcccgacgtcggccattgtgggagTTTgagatctctggctggctcactttggctttgttctgcctactctatcactagccaatcttAGTTGGTGAAAGCGGTGACGTTTCCCTACTACTGCGAGGAAGccatgacgtatccctatgcctgcgaggaggccttggtgtcaccaaatcgaattctgattggttaaagcaacagtcttatcgacgcttgtttaatgcagcagagcctgcagaactgattgtgaaggccttgagacagatttctgaccctggcaacaaataatggctgaaatgtgattggttaaatgcttcaatatgataACAAACATCTGGGAGCAGCGCAACCAGGgggaagcaatgaaaggaagctaacagataatttggaattatttaataaatattgatggacaaaatataatatatgattcggatatttcttaggccagcagagaaggcattgaaggccctgatggcaCACCACTAAGCTGATGTGACTGTCTATCTCAGTCTTCTCATTAAAAGCAATTATATTCGCCTTCCGTCTACTTTTTGCTGGATAGTAGGGTTGGTAAGAATTACAAGTTAACAATGACTATAAATCGTCTTTACTCATTTaccagttttattttatttattattataaatgtttagTGCGCAGTACTAGACTGTAtttcacaaaaaacaaactttaattACCCAACAAGTTGCTATTATTTCAGAATGTTTAATAAAACCATCTATACAAAATGTAGATTTTACAAACATTGCTACCAATATATAaggttaaacaaaacaaaagcagttAATCTTTGCTGTCAGgataaaatatcaataaattgTCATGCATAGTATATGCTTTGTGGAGACTCTGCACTAACATTACCCAGGACTAAATCCAAGcaagtttaaaatgttaaataaaacttCCACAGCAAATATAGTCCTCAACCTTTCCAAATTTGTCCTTTACATGTCTTTTTGGTCCTCACAAACAAATTTACACGCAATCATAAAGCAAATGTTCATACAGGTAAGGCACTATAAAAAACTTTttacaatattgttttttttcccctcagttATTCCAATTCATAGTACTGCTCAACATGCTATGACTGATCGGCGAGAGCCACGGGAAATGTtctgatttaaaacaaaacaacaacaaaaaacattagttattcaaaataatgtatttctgtttttgacATGGCTGCAATGTGAAGAGTGGTTCGTACATccgcctcacaattctgggatCAAGAGTTAAAGCATGGGCTGTCTCTGGCCTTAATGAGTGGAGTTTCCAAATTCTCCCCTgtgccagtgtgggttttctccggatacttTTGTCTCTTCTcacattctgaaaaaaatgcgGTGGACCGGTTGAATACACTTAATTGTACGGAGCTAggagtgtgtgcatgaatggtaGTCTCTCtctccttgttccctgtgattggctggcaaccaaatcaGGGTGGAACCTTCCTAATGCCCATAATTAGCTGGAACAGGCTCTAACACCCCCGTGGCCTTTGTGAGGGTAAGTGGCAGTTTCAATATAGCTATGACAAGCAGGGGAGCCCGGCTTCGCGTTCTTACCTACTTGCGACAAAAACACACTAACACACcgtcagacacacacacacacacacacacacacacacacacacacattctaagAAATAGTAATATTAGATAGATATACATAGCATCAGAACAATGAAATACTCTTCCACCAGATGGCAGAGGTTGCAAAGAGCATGTGCATTCGACTTATGATAAAAGCTTTGTATTTCAAACAAACAGGCAGTTTTAATTCTGAGTGGGTACATTTGTGcttgaatttaatatacataattTTACCAGATAGCTGCAATGCGGTTAATGGCACCCAATGAGTTGAATACTATGAAACAAATAATCTACTTGTTTTAGTTAGAGTTGAACCAGTGTATTTCTGGTTTATTGAATTTAATGGAATTAATTTTGCTTTTCTTAGCAGTATGCTGTACTCATGTATACATTGGtttataataatgtaaaataaaaaatattcaaattaacatttaatagatatatattaattgCTAATATTTAACGTGAGTAAAACTAGAAATCGTTACTTGGACAATGAAGGGATTTTTTAACAACCAAAAGTAGACAGGTCTTAAGTGTTGGCTTTTGAATAGCATTTCACTGTAGTCtgtaatccttataaagcgttaTTTAtggatgtgtgggtgtgtgtgtgtggttatgttAAGATTCCCCCGCTACATTTTTTCAAACTCTGCATTGTagaaagttgacatttttcatgGTGGCCacaaacggctgtcggatcctaatagacgagtgattgaatttcttgacCTTCTTTAAGTCTGGAAAATCAATCAAACGGACCTCGTGGCTGATTGGTCGTTAGGTAGGCTACCTTTTCATGTAATTTACAAACGTAATGTTCAGAAGAATccttatttatataaacaaaaatGCTTCCAGTTGCCTGCCCCTCATGTGTTTACATGCACTGGCGTGGCTCATGTTTACTCCACGCGGATCCGACCTGAACTTGGCTTTTCCCTTCATTTGTTCCACATCCATCACgtccattttttccattttcatcttttattgCGATCTGTCCACCTATGGATTAGCCACTGTGCCTCTCCATACACAAATAGATTACCAAAGCACACACAATAACAACCCAAGCAGGTGGGACCGGCAAAATGAAGCTTATGACTGACCACTGTACCTGAAAGGGTTAGTACTGTAATGTAAATAACTCAAGAATCTTTGCAGTTTACTAAAAAGGCATGGTTTCAagccaaaaatactttttggtatatgttttttttagttgtgtGAGAGATATTTCTGTAGAAAAATAAAGTGTTTTGTCTCAGTGTCTCGGCATGTACACTCCGAATGGCCTCTGGGACACATTTGGCTCTATTTTCGTGAGACTCACTGCATGGGTAAAGTCTGAGTCAAGCTGGTCGTTTTGGCGCAGCACTTGGAGTATTCTTGAAGCGCACGGAAGAGGGACAAGGGTGGTAGAATATCgatgaaaaatattattttaaacatattaAACATCACCATATCTACAATTAATCCTGGAACTCGGTAGACTGGTGGTCAAAGGTGATTTTGACGAATATGATCGGAGCATATTTGAGtgctacatttttaaaatgaatgaaagaagcAGCTTTGATTGATGGTGACTTCAATCTACAACAGTCCACCAATATTTAGATTGGGGAGGGGGGTTCAGGGGTTTCAGGCTCATTGCTATTCTTGAAATGAACAACATCAGACCATCATATTTTAGGCTGTCCTGAAAATGTACTTGTAACAATCTACGCATTTAGCCCACCACAAAACAGTATAAAAAGGGCcaatatttatgttttaacaTTATTAATTTAGCAAAAATCTTATCTACTCGCCAATTTGTACTTCagataaaaaatattacagCTTTGTTTTGGTTGCAAAGAAACAAAATTGAGTCAAAGAGATAAAACTAATCCTTtgcacctgttttttttaaactgtaagcAGTCAAAAACTGATTTGGATGGCTCTCAATTActtgattttcactttttcatcTCTGTCCATATCCTAAATTAGAAATTTTCTTAGGATAGCTAATAATTTAGCTTCCTGAGCTAAACAACTATTGTGTCTAATCCTGTCCTCCCTTCATTGCTCCATTTCTCGTTCTGTGTCTCGCTCATTTACGCTCTGAGGACCTACACTCGAAAACACTCCCCTTAGCAACCGCCACCCGAATGGgcacccaaacacacatcacacTCCTGTGTCctgctcttcctcctcctcgtcctcctgcTGTGGCAAGAGGCGATAATGTTCACAGCCAGTCGGCACAAAAGTCACCCTGGGACGGGTGCAGTCTTCAGCGAGGGCATCTCCTAGGTCATCTAAAGTCAGCTGATCAACAGAGCTGCATTTGGTGTACAAATCTCGATTGACCCCCTTATCGTCGCCTTCCAAGAAGCTGGCATCAGGAAGTTTACCATCCTGGAATGTGGAATGGATGTAACCAATGGGTACAGGCAGGCTGGCAAAGACGATGAGCATGACGATCATAGCTAAAGCCCAACTGGGATACTCCAAAACCGTCTCAGAGGCCTGTTCAGAAGGGAAAAACAAGGCACAGTAAATTTATATGTGCTGTGGTAAACATTGGGTTTTTTTAGTCCTGATTCAATAGTGCGAACTATAGGAGCACACTTCATatcttttggtcattttttccaGAGGTGAGGAGCATAATAAGTCAATGGCACCTCACCCGAGTTGGTTCTTAATGTTGGAACACACAGAAAAGTTCCAGATAACCTAAGAGGCCTTAGATGCTTCATAGGCATCAAACAGATCTTGTCTATCCTTTCAGTCACTGTAAAtgcatctctcatctcattttctgaaccgctttatccttattagctatctccgggccagaggcggggggacaacaccctgaatcgttggccagtcgatcacagggcacaaggagacaaacaaccattcacgctcacacttatgcccaggggcaatttagagtgtccaatcagcctaccatgcatgtctttggaatgtgggtggaaactggaatacctggagaaaacccacacaggcctggagagaacatgcaacaaaggtggacgtgacctggatatgaacccaggaccacaaagctgtgaggcagacgcactaaccactcgtgcTACCTGGCTGCCCCAGTAAGTTCGTGTGTGTGGATATTTTGTCACCAGTTTGATATGATCCTTGTATTTGTAAGGAATGTTATACTTGTGAGGCAGAAACATTCTGGATTAAGTTCAGTTTActgatgtattttttgttataaaccGTAAATGTTgcaatatctcatctcattttcagaaccgctttatcctcactgggatcacagagggtgctggagcctatcccagtttactgggaggcgggggacaccctgaattggtggccattcaatcgcaggacacaaggagacaaacaaccattcacgctcatacataggggcaatttagagtgtccaatcagcctaccatgcatgtctttggaatgtgggaggaaaccggagtacccagagaaaatccaagcaggtggcagaacatgcaaactccacacaggtggactgaccaggATTAGAACCCAGGACTCCCAGTGTGAGGCAGACGAGCTAACCACTGCACTGCTGGGCAACCCATTGTTGCAATAACCCaatttattataaatatatggataaatgaaaaatacacaaCATACACTTCTTCTAAACAAGATGTTGATACCTTACGCATCAAAAGGATTAGATGTCTAATAAAGACAAACTTATTTTAATTCAAAGCAGATGGATGAAAAGGCCACATCATATGTGGCACAAAATGAGTCAACATAGATTGTAAAATAATTGCAAATGTATAATGAACTAAAACCATCTTACCATCGTTTCATTCCAGGCAGTGTACGTGGGCCCTTTAAAGACCATTCTCAACAAACTGGCAGCCAGAAGTCCTATCATAGCCAACAAGCATATGTATTTCCAGAGATATTTGTACACCACTGGGGGACGCCATTTGAGCATGTCTTCAATATCATCCAAGAACCTGCATAGGAAAAAGACAAAACCCAAACTGAAGGAAATTTTCCTGcctcttctatttatttagaaaaaacgTCTACATAAATTACAGAAACATTAATTTGCTTCATAATTTATACCCTAGGGAAAATATTCTTTTGCAAAAGTGACTGAGTAGTAAACATTAGCACTTATACTGAATAAAAACACTAACATTAATTAAATAACTAATCGATGGACGTTATTTTTAGTGGGTTTCAATTATAGCAGATTAATGCTATTGAAAATCAGGCTATATTACCCACAAATACGTAAGGGTGGAAAATTTAATCAGTGTCTATAATAGTGATGTAAATAATGATGATTTACATCGCCAAAATGATATAAAACTTTATGTTGGTATCTTATGTCTATCTTCATTATCACAATAATACAGAGCTGTTCTCTGAATGCATATTTTGGACAGTAGGTTTCATGCTAACTTAAAATACAGCAAATAATAACCTCTAGTCAGAAGTATAAgtagatacagtggtacctcgacatacgagtgccccgacattcgagcaatttgagatacaagtaaaattttggggaaatatttatcttaagatacgagacaaattttgatacacGAGCATACAGCCGACGCAAGAGgctgctgctcataagaacatcgtgGGCACTctcttgtgtaatgtctctatgagcactgggcggattgtagcatttttttcagttttttccccattagtCAGTATGAATGGCGGATGTACTACTTCTCATTGGGAAGTGGTTGtccgttatcctattgtgaggatatttgtgtgcatcattttcggaatattttgaagggaagacaaaagcaaacaaccctcgataggttgcatctgaaagtaaGGGTGGAGGCTGGGCAAATAGAACCAACACGGGAGAAGaaaagtaaacatttaaaacaaaattagaattaagtttagtgtaaggttagattaaagttatatttgagtgtgtctgcatcttaatccaagttcatttaaatttgtttgttatgttccgagcgtgttgccgtgcaaccccccccccccccccccgtctctCCCTCCCCTccacaaaatctgtctaattttagtactattaaaaaaaattcagcactattaaaccactagttattttttactttgttaatagaatgTGAATTAgaactaataaaaatgtttttccaattcaatttccaattttgggtgttttttcagagggttgttacgaattaatttgtttttagttcatttctatgggaaacgttcgtttgagttacgagctcagttccgggatgaattaagcttgtatctcgaggtaccactgtaattagaaatatttgaatttgaGCAAAAATATGTATGCTCTTGTGGTGCTTCGGTTGATACTGGATAGTTATAGGTTGTAGCACTACTTGGTGGATTTAACATTAGTGTCATGTCAGTTTTACGTCAATCAAAAAATAGTCACAGAGTCGGTAAAATCGTTGCATCATTTTTCACCATTATTCAAGTATATTATATCAATATCAGAAGATAAAATTGCCCCTATAATGAAAGACTTTTGTTCATATTTCACAGCACTAGTtcgtaataacaaaaaaattattcataaCTTACCGATCAGTGCCATAAACCCATGAGACACTGATAGTTTCAAAAATTACAACGATGACCAAAGGTAGTGTAGCAGAGTAATCATCAAACATGGCCACAAAGTAGTTGCCTGAACGCTGAGTGAAAAGAAGCCCAAGCAAAAAGCCTAAAGCGCAGCTGCACactgaaaaacaaacacaaaacagaAATATTGAGACCTAATTTTCATACATTTGTGGAAAATCGCATTTAATTTGGGTGGCTTACCAGTTAATAAGGTTCGGTGGCGGCCCAGCACCTTAAAATTGTCCATGAGTGGTGTGAGGATTCCCTGCATGGTCCCAAACATGGTGCTCATGCCCAGGTTGAGCAAcatgaggaaaaataaaacgGACCAGAAAGGGCTGGCTGGGAAGAGAGCCATCACCTCAGTAAAGGCTATGAAAGCCAGTCCTGTCCCTTCCACTCCCTGAACGTCAACATAAGCAAACAGATAGAACATGACGACATTCATTTATATGGAGACTACATATAAATAGTTAGGGATGTTTGGCTTTTGGCTGGAAattcagaatttaaaaatgtatgtcgACTGCCTGGTGAATAACTAACAAATGTTTGAAACGCACACAAATGAGCTTTTCAATTTACAAGGTTCACTGGCAGATAgatgtgaggtttttttttttaatcagtttgtAGTGGTATTAAACTGGGTGGCCTGGCTGAGTAGTTTTGGTTTCATTTTGAGTTTGGTGGTTTAAATTGAGTttgttccacctgtgtggagttttcatgtttttccctgggtgggtttcctccgggtaatccggtttcctcccacattgaaaAGACGtctatggtaggctggttggacactctaaattgcactttggtatgagtgtgaatatttgtctgtctcctcgtgctctgcaattggctggccactgattcatgtTAACCCATGCCTCTGgcccgtagtcagctgggataggctccagcacgcccGCGACCCtcttgaggataaagcagttccaaaaacaaatgaatgactgaatgaatggtATTGAACTTtattatgttattttctttGCTAATATCATGTTTGCTCCGATACTTATACTGCTCCTCACTTGAAACACATAGTAAACATTCTAAAAGCAAACTAAACTCAAGCCATAAACTTAAGTAAAGTCttaaatattattcattcattttctctaaactatctaattttaatttctcaccaagcgggctaaattgaattgaatcttACTTATCTGTAAAATCACAGTGCGTCAggatacaaacacaaaatctACTTCCTGGAATAACAGTCTTGGGGTACCGCAGGGGTGAATGCTAGGCCCACTACTTTTAAGTATTTACATAAATGACCTGCTAAGCTGTTGTCTTTCAATTGTCACCTGCCAAATGTGTGCCGATGATGCATTTCTTTATTTCCATGCGAAAGACAAAAAAGGACAGGAACTGCCAGATGCAATGACCGGCATGAATAACTAGCTTGAAAAATTGCAACTACACTTAAACAGTCTGTAGGTACTTCTCAAAATGAGTGACAAATAACAGTGACCCCAACCAGTGGTTACTCACCTTTTTCATCTCCTCGTCCAGATTGCAGTCGGTGATATTAAGTTTCAAAGATGCGCCATGGCCGTTGTACCACTCTCTGTAGTCTGATACAGAAATGGAGCTTGGCTCAGTCATATTTAAACCTGGCCACCCTTGATGGACCTCTTCTTCCAGCCACATGTTGCTCAGAAGGTGAACATtcctgaaaaaacaaacaaatctaaCATAAGAACTTATgttatattgaaaatgaatgtatattaCATAAAAGTGTAAAATAACTGGGGGCGGCCCGGCACATGattggttag
Coding sequences within it:
- the LOC144208899 gene encoding sodium-dependent neutral amino acid transporter B(0)AT2-like isoform X1, whose product is MTEKSSLNGVEEGAWLTESQSQMALSSDANETTDGDRPAWDSKLQYVLAQVGFSVGLGNVWRFPYLCHQNGGGAFMLLYVFLLAVVGVPLFFMELAAGQSIRQGSIGVWKHISPKLSGIGYSSCLVCFYVALYYNVIIAWSLFYMGNSFQYPLPWENCPIDVSTNETVKECARSSATSYFWFRKALNISNSINESGEFNSVMTGCLLAAWTIVTLAMMKGIKSSAKVMYFSSVFPYVVLFIFLIRGLTLDGAMEGIKYMFYPRLEIWGNLQVWRQAATQVFFALGLGYGSVIAYSSYNPIQNNCHRDALLVSGINFMTSVLASLVVFVILGFRAKNIAKDCVTKNVHLLSNMWLEEEVHQGWPGLNMTEPSSISVSDYREWYNGHGASLKLNITDCNLDEEMKKGVEGTGLAFIAFTEVMALFPASPFWSVLFFLMLLNLGMSTMFGTMQGILTPLMDNFKVLGRHRTLLTVCSCALGFLLGLLFTQRSGNYFVAMFDDYSATLPLVIVVIFETISVSWVYGTDRFLDDIEDMLKWRPPVVYKYLWKYICLLAMIGLLAASLLRMVFKGPTYTAWNETMASETVLEYPSWALAMIVMLIVFASLPVPIGYIHSTFQDGKLPDASFLEGDDKGVNRDLYTKCSSVDQLTLDDLGDALAEDCTRPRVTFVPTGCEHYRLLPQQEDEEEEEQDTGV
- the LOC144208899 gene encoding sodium-dependent neutral amino acid transporter B(0)AT2-like isoform X2; protein product: MALSSDANETTDGDRPAWDSKLQYVLAQVGFSVGLGNVWRFPYLCHQNGGGAFMLLYVFLLAVVGVPLFFMELAAGQSIRQGSIGVWKHISPKLSGIGYSSCLVCFYVALYYNVIIAWSLFYMGNSFQYPLPWENCPIDVSTNETVKECARSSATSYFWFRKALNISNSINESGEFNSVMTGCLLAAWTIVTLAMMKGIKSSAKVMYFSSVFPYVVLFIFLIRGLTLDGAMEGIKYMFYPRLEIWGNLQVWRQAATQVFFALGLGYGSVIAYSSYNPIQNNCHRDALLVSGINFMTSVLASLVVFVILGFRAKNIAKDCVTKNVHLLSNMWLEEEVHQGWPGLNMTEPSSISVSDYREWYNGHGASLKLNITDCNLDEEMKKGVEGTGLAFIAFTEVMALFPASPFWSVLFFLMLLNLGMSTMFGTMQGILTPLMDNFKVLGRHRTLLTVCSCALGFLLGLLFTQRSGNYFVAMFDDYSATLPLVIVVIFETISVSWVYGTDRFLDDIEDMLKWRPPVVYKYLWKYICLLAMIGLLAASLLRMVFKGPTYTAWNETMASETVLEYPSWALAMIVMLIVFASLPVPIGYIHSTFQDGKLPDASFLEGDDKGVNRDLYTKCSSVDQLTLDDLGDALAEDCTRPRVTFVPTGCEHYRLLPQQEDEEEEEQDTGV